In the Candidatus Paceibacterota bacterium genome, one interval contains:
- a CDS encoding LamG domain-containing protein yields the protein MNKKILKINKILPLFIFCILFGYQTVSASVVGSSMSSSNSLMSGLLGWWTFDGADMLRNVTDKSGNGNNGKLVNFTSTSSAVVAGKIGQGLKFDGSNDYVINTGSSATFNPANGITISLWLKPTTASTKTFLTKLQTGNGYYTRFTNTRLVGILDASRSWVNLNSASALPLNAWSYVTFTADSTGYNIYINGSLNNSTTTAWVQPTTANALVIGGDTNGSSYFPGTLDDVRIYNRALSANEVRRLYSLGAGTKMAVPPPVSGTSGSLSSGLVGWWTFDGPKMKNNITDSSGQGNNGSMVGFTSTSSAVILGRVGQGLKFDGSNDYVDVGSGASLDQLAEMTYSVWINPKSYGTYNIVNKGGRFSNGPLFYTTSDKAFIFQEAYTGGGYGAVSRKAELGSITVNTWIHLVATWDGTNDCTHIHLYKNGQEVPYTYCRDADIAGSRRTDSSLNMAIGSSIPVTGALFDGSIDDVRIYNRALSAVEIQQLYSMGGNKVSVSPPTSGVSGSFSSGLVGWWTFDGNKMLRNVTDSSGQGNNGSMSGFTSTSSAVILGRIGQGLKFDGSNDYINAGSASTLDDIQLQSGGVMTVAFWIKPPSNSTGAIISKGVLSNSTGHMTISKTSDTNPARLIFRKDGTTDMIVYYNSELTTGVWQHIVFSWNGSALQSGVTVYKNGLLQTQSGGTDGAGLYSDAGNNLLIGYQEGIGYTNSALDDVRIYNRALSAVEIRQLYNMGK from the coding sequence ATGGTAATAATGGAAAACTCGTAAATTTCACCTCAACTTCTTCGGCAGTTGTAGCTGGTAAGATAGGGCAAGGGTTGAAGTTTGATGGGAGCAATGATTATGTAATAAATACAGGATCTTCAGCCACCTTCAATCCCGCAAATGGTATCACTATATCTTTGTGGTTAAAACCTACTACGGCGTCTACCAAAACTTTTCTTACTAAGCTCCAGACTGGCAATGGATATTATACAAGATTCACAAATACTCGTTTGGTAGGGATCCTAGATGCGTCTCGTTCATGGGTTAATTTAAATAGTGCTTCTGCATTACCTCTAAACGCGTGGTCGTATGTGACTTTTACAGCAGATTCTACTGGTTACAATATTTACATAAATGGGTCGCTCAATAATTCAACCACAACAGCATGGGTTCAACCAACAACCGCTAATGCTCTAGTCATTGGTGGAGATACAAATGGTAGCTCGTATTTTCCGGGTACTTTGGACGATGTCCGTATATACAACCGCGCGCTTTCTGCCAATGAAGTCCGTAGACTCTACAGTCTCGGCGCAGGTACAAAAATGGCAGTTCCACCTCCTGTTTCTGGAACTTCCGGAAGCCTCTCTTCCGGATTGGTAGGTTGGTGGACTTTTGATGGGCCGAAAATGAAAAATAATATAACCGATTCCAGCGGACAAGGAAACAATGGAAGCATGGTCGGTTTTACTTCTACTTCTAGCGCGGTTATTCTTGGCAGGGTAGGGCAGGGATTGAAGTTTGATGGGAGTAATGATTATGTGGATGTTGGGTCGGGTGCGTCGTTAGATCAATTGGCAGAGATGACATATTCCGTATGGATTAATCCTAAGTCGTACGGTACATATAATATAGTTAATAAAGGAGGACGATTTTCAAATGGCCCATTGTTTTATACAACATCAGATAAAGCATTTATTTTTCAAGAGGCCTACACTGGGGGTGGTTATGGTGCCGTTAGTCGTAAGGCCGAGCTAGGTTCTATTACTGTAAATACATGGATTCATCTAGTTGCTACGTGGGACGGTACAAATGATTGCACTCATATTCATCTTTATAAGAATGGGCAGGAGGTACCTTATACTTATTGTCGCGATGCAGATATAGCTGGTTCGAGGAGAACTGATAGTTCGCTTAATATGGCTATTGGTTCAAGTATACCGGTCACGGGTGCTCTTTTTGACGGCTCCATCGACGACGTCCGTATCTACAACCGCGCGCTTTCTGCTGTAGAAATCCAACAACTATATAGTATGGGTGGAAATAAAGTATCTGTATCACCTCCTACTTCCGGAGTTTCCGGAAGCTTCTCTTCCGGATTGGTAGGCTGGTGGACTTTTGATGGTAACAAGATGTTAAGAAATGTTACAGATAGTAGTGGACAAGGAAATAATGGATCAATGTCAGGATTTACTTCTACTTCTAGCGCGGTTATTCTTGGCAGGATAGGTCAGGGATTGAAGTTTGACGGAAGCAATGATTATATAAATGCGGGTTCAGCTTCAACTCTGGATGACATTCAACTTCAAAGTGGTGGCGTAATGACAGTAGCGTTTTGGATTAAACCTCCTTCAAATAGTACAGGTGCCATCATATCAAAGGGTGTACTCTCAAATAGTACTGGGCATATGACTATTTCAAAAACTTCTGACACAAATCCCGCGAGATTAATATTCAGAAAAGATGGCACGACAGATATGATTGTATATTACAACAGTGAATTGACGACTGGCGTATGGCAACACATAGTTTTTTCATGGAATGGTTCCGCGTTACAAAGTGGAGTTACTGTATATAAGAATGGTTTATTACAGACTCAAAGTGGTGGAACAGATGGAGCTGGATTATATTCTGATGCTGGAAATAATTTATTGATCGGTTATCAAGAGGGTATTGGGTATACTAATTCCGCATTGGACGACGTCCGCATTTACAACCGCGCGCTTTCTGCTGTTGAGATTCGACAATTATATAACATGGGAAAGTAA
- a CDS encoding LamG domain-containing protein produces the protein MRTLLYRITILFLLCFLWSYQIADSAFIGVTTTGSTSPLTNGLVGHWTFDGKDIVSGAMRDKSGNNNTANFISIATSTFYRPGKIGQAGKFDGVNDYASTTVNSFSANAPMTISVWFKPNSASTGGSTLNVVFFPGQTYSGAGIGQINTQLVFHIGSEDFGGGNTFTGIVANTWYHAVGVFDGSNQSLYVNGISAGTVSLKNLNSFSSLNIGRSSSASFRYFPGSIDDVRIYNRALSAQEVFQLYSIGAGTKMSSSPSTATSTQTGTDNSLMNGLSAYWTFDGKDVVNGGMRDKSGNNYVGTFLSISTSTFYKAGKIGQAGNFDGTNDYMKVPTAPTLTVPYSVSLWFYPTKLSSTQAFIKYSLSNPAYGISLTSSNVIEVDSYSAGTFRTFCNKTFTASDLNKWYHLTFIINSSTNASLWKCYLNNVDIGVSSSDSSGTYGNPPSTNWTIGTYWNNGYWFKGKLDDIRVYSRALSVQEISQLYSTGAGTKMAVYPSMATSTQTSGGLNFGLMGYWTFDGKDIVNGVLQDKSGNNSKGAFAGIATSTFYKAGKVGQAGNFDGVNDTVTVGTSANFMPSAGITTSAWIYPNLFTEGYSIRRGIIDFYTTPSYNLYNYDFYTEFDLNTGSAGRLYFKNAYNSHDIYTSLSGINKWYHVVATADASGYKLYVNGLLANSDTTAWVPPIVAGPLIIGLSQYAYYFKGSIDEVRIYNRALSAGEVVQLYNMGR, from the coding sequence ATGCGTACTCTTCTATATAGAATTACTATTTTGTTTTTATTATGCTTTCTGTGGAGCTACCAGATAGCCGATTCTGCCTTTATAGGAGTTACAACAACAGGATCTACTAGTCCTCTTACAAATGGTCTTGTTGGTCATTGGACTTTTGATGGAAAAGATATAGTGAGTGGAGCTATGCGAGATAAAAGTGGTAACAATAACACCGCTAATTTTATAAGTATCGCTACTTCCACTTTTTATAGACCAGGGAAGATTGGGCAAGCGGGGAAGTTTGATGGGGTGAATGATTATGCCAGCACGACTGTTAATTCATTTTCAGCTAATGCTCCAATGACGATTAGTGTTTGGTTTAAGCCAAATTCAGCTAGTACGGGTGGCTCGACATTAAATGTTGTTTTCTTTCCAGGTCAAACTTATAGTGGTGCAGGAATAGGACAAATAAATACCCAATTAGTTTTCCATATTGGTAGTGAGGATTTTGGTGGGGGAAATACGTTTACTGGAATAGTGGCGAATACTTGGTATCATGCGGTTGGAGTTTTTGACGGTTCCAACCAGTCTCTCTATGTGAATGGTATATCAGCCGGAACAGTTTCATTAAAGAATTTGAATTCGTTTTCTTCACTGAATATTGGCAGAAGTTCATCGGCAAGTTTCCGTTATTTTCCAGGCTCCATCGACGACGTCCGTATCTACAACCGTGCGCTTTCTGCTCAAGAAGTTTTTCAATTATATAGTATAGGTGCAGGCACAAAGATGTCATCATCTCCTAGTACAGCTACCAGTACTCAAACTGGTACCGACAATTCCTTGATGAACGGTCTATCTGCTTATTGGACTTTTGATGGAAAAGATGTGGTCAATGGAGGAATGCGAGATAAGAGTGGAAATAATTACGTCGGCACTTTCTTGAGTATTTCAACCTCCACTTTTTATAAGGCTGGAAAGATCGGGCAAGCGGGGAATTTTGATGGGACAAATGATTATATGAAAGTCCCGACCGCTCCAACTCTGACTGTTCCGTATTCGGTGTCCCTCTGGTTTTATCCGACCAAACTTAGTTCAACTCAAGCATTCATAAAATATTCACTTAGTAATCCCGCTTACGGGATAAGCTTGACTAGTTCAAATGTGATTGAAGTTGATTCTTATTCTGCTGGTACATTCAGAACATTTTGCAATAAAACTTTTACCGCTTCGGATTTGAATAAATGGTATCATCTGACATTTATAATCAATTCATCTACGAATGCTTCCCTATGGAAATGTTATTTGAATAATGTTGATATTGGAGTAAGTAGTAGTGATAGTTCTGGTACCTACGGCAATCCTCCAAGTACAAATTGGACTATTGGGACTTATTGGAACAATGGTTATTGGTTCAAAGGAAAACTTGATGATATCCGTGTTTATAGTCGTGCTCTTTCTGTTCAAGAAATCTCTCAGTTATATAGCACTGGTGCAGGTACAAAAATGGCAGTATATCCTAGTATGGCTACGAGCACCCAGACTTCCGGAGGCCTCAATTTTGGTTTGATGGGTTATTGGACTTTTGATGGAAAAGATATAGTTAACGGAGTACTTCAAGATAAAAGTGGGAATAATAGTAAAGGCGCTTTTGCTGGTATAGCCACTTCCACTTTTTATAAGGCTGGAAAAGTTGGTCAAGCAGGAAATTTTGATGGTGTAAATGATACTGTGACCGTTGGTACAAGTGCCAACTTTATGCCTTCGGCTGGTATAACCACTTCAGCGTGGATATATCCAAATCTTTTCACCGAAGGCTATAGTATCAGACGAGGAATAATTGATTTTTATACTACTCCTTCATATAACCTTTATAACTATGATTTTTATACGGAGTTTGATTTGAATACTGGTTCAGCTGGAAGGTTGTATTTTAAAAATGCCTATAATTCTCACGATATATATACTTCTCTCAGCGGAATAAACAAATGGTATCACGTTGTTGCTACTGCTGACGCTAGTGGTTACAAACTTTATGTCAATGGATTATTGGCAAATTCTGACACTACTGCTTGGGTTCCACCTATAGTAGCTGGGCCTTTGATAATTGGTTTAAGTCAGTATGCATATTATTTTAAAGGTTCTATTGACGAAGTCCGTATCTACAACCGAGCTCTCTCTGCTGGCGAGGTTGTGCAATTGTATAACATGGGAAGATAG